A window from Rhizosphaericola mali encodes these proteins:
- a CDS encoding M20 family metallo-hydrolase produces the protein MVNILAEKAIQLLQQLISIPSFSREEDQTANTIENFFSENDIKTNRFHNNVWAVNQHFDANKPIVLLNSHHDTVKPNLKYTKDPFQPQIEDGKLFGLGSNDAGGCLVSLIATFTHFYSLENLPFNLVIAATAEEEISGKNGIEALLQHAEFQTLDGRIPFSNWENWQAIVGEPTLLQLAVAEKGLMVLDATANGKAGHAARNEGENAIYKAMQDIAWFSSYEFQKISEWLGKVKMSVTVIETENKAHNVVPAVCQYVVDIRITDAYTHEEVLAIIQKNVQSEVKARSFRLRSSRIDISNPLVKSGIKLGKKPFGSPTSSDKALMPFQALKCGPGDSARSHTADEFIYLNEIEEGIDFYIKMLEGWE, from the coding sequence ATGGTAAATATACTCGCCGAAAAGGCCATCCAACTATTACAGCAATTAATTTCCATTCCTTCCTTTTCTAGAGAAGAAGATCAAACGGCCAATACCATTGAAAACTTTTTCTCCGAAAATGATATCAAGACGAATAGATTTCACAATAATGTATGGGCCGTCAATCAACATTTTGATGCAAACAAACCCATAGTCTTGTTGAATTCACATCATGATACAGTAAAACCCAATCTCAAATACACAAAAGATCCATTCCAACCACAAATTGAGGATGGCAAACTATTTGGATTAGGCAGCAATGATGCAGGCGGTTGTTTGGTTTCTTTGATAGCAACATTTACGCATTTTTATAGTTTGGAAAATTTACCTTTTAATTTGGTAATTGCAGCAACCGCAGAGGAAGAAATTAGTGGAAAAAATGGAATCGAAGCGCTATTACAACATGCAGAATTTCAAACTTTAGATGGACGTATTCCTTTTTCTAATTGGGAAAACTGGCAAGCTATAGTCGGAGAACCTACACTATTACAATTGGCAGTTGCGGAAAAAGGCTTGATGGTTTTGGACGCTACCGCGAATGGAAAAGCAGGTCACGCAGCTAGGAACGAAGGCGAAAATGCCATCTATAAAGCTATGCAAGATATCGCTTGGTTTTCGTCTTATGAATTTCAAAAAATATCAGAATGGTTAGGAAAGGTAAAAATGTCCGTAACGGTCATTGAAACAGAAAACAAAGCACATAATGTCGTTCCAGCGGTTTGCCAATATGTAGTTGACATTCGTATAACGGACGCTTATACTCATGAAGAAGTATTGGCAATCATTCAAAAAAATGTACAATCCGAAGTCAAAGCGCGTAGTTTCAGATTACGTTCCTCAAGAATTGACATCAGTAATCCATTGGTAAAATCTGGAATTAAATTAGGCAAAAAACCATTTGGCTCACCAACTAGTTCGGATAAAGCATTAATGCCATTTCAAGCATTAAAATGCGGCCCCGGTGATAGTGCAAGAAGTCATACTGCAGACGAATTCATTTACCTAAATGAAATTGAAGAGGGTATTGATTTTTATATAAAGATGCTAGAAGGTTGGGAATAA